The genomic stretch AAGATGAACGCCTGTTGAAATCCATGCTCCTGACCGAAGCAAGTAAGCTCGAACGGTCCCTTTTCCCCAATGTATTTGTCCGGACATTCCACAGGCTTTTTGTGGGGGCTGACAGTATGATCACTGTCCACTTCCCTCGGCTACAAACTCCGCTTACCACCAGACACATTCATTCACTGTCCCAAGAAATCAATAATATTAAGTTGAAAAATGTGTGGGAACCTATGTTGGAAAAGCTTAGAAAGGGGGATCGTGAAATTTCCATAGAGGTTGCCGTGTCCCTGAAACCGGATGAAATAGTGAAGTACACCCTCAACATTTCGCCCGATGAAAAAAATCGACCTACGTTCAAAAATTGCGAGATCAGCCTGTTGGAGGAAAATGGAGGTCCAGCCAAGATCCTGTCGCTTCTACCTGGCGGACAATTGGATATCAATAACGCATATGACCTACTGAAAGGCCGGCCGATAAAAGTGGATGCGGAAAAATGGTTGATACCTGACCTTTTGGACCGGAATGAATTAGGACACATAAAATTGAGTACAATCAATATAGCCGACTTTAACGTGGATCGGGAACTTGACCGAATCCTGCCGGCCGGAATGGTTGACAGAGAACAAACCATAAAGGATTTTTCTTGCCAGCTCCAAGCAGGAAAATCAGTGGATTTAGCATTGGAAATAGTCGGGACATACCACCATATACAACTGGAAGCAAAGCCTATAAAAAGATTAGTCATTGTTCTCAATGCGAACACGGGCGAGCGTACCAGCATCGAAAAACTCAGGCGGCAATCTACTGGCCCTAACATTGAAGAGTTCAACAAAGCAGATTTGGGACACCAGATACAATCCGCATCAAAGGCGGTCCAATCAGAAAACGACCAATCCATAAATAAACGCAATAAACCCCGTATGGGGCTATAGCTTAGGTAGAAGCATTTGAGACCGAAGATGTAACTTTAAACAAAGCGAATTATCCATGTGCTTCTCCTGCAAACGATAAAGGACATGAAGGGGCCGTGACACCAAAAGATACGGTCAGATTTATCCGGTATCGGGTTTCAAGGAAAGGACGAAAAATTAAGCAACCATAATGAAAAGACGTAAAGAAACAGGTTATTATATTGACCTTACCCAGCAATCATTGATAAGGGTCTATGAACCTGATCAGGAACCGGTCATTGTACAGCTTGATCAGCCTCAGTTGGCTGACCTCATCACCAAATTACAGGAATCGTTTCAACGTGCCGACTGGTTTTACTATTATTCAGAGGACCCACTTGTTTTTCTTGATGGTCTCAGGCAGGTTGCCGCAATTGACAATGACTTGAAGCAATTGATAGGCCAGGAAAAGGGCGGGCTGCAAATGGCGGCCGAGCTTTGGAACAATCATCACCCTTACCGTAAGCTGCCCTGGCCGGAAACAATGAAACGTCACCTCGAATTTCAGATCTCAATTCAAACGATGTATGATCAACCTAAGACCGCGATTAACTGGCAGATCATACCTGACCTGGGTGACGTTTACCATGCCTTAAAAACAGGACACAGCGAAGGAAAAGATAGCTTTGTCATCCAAAAAGAGTACCGACCCAACCGACAGGACAGGATCAAATGTTTCATGGATTATCAGGAAGCGAAAGCCCATGCGCTCACCCGGAGCCTGCTGGACAACCCACATCTGGTATTCAAAACGGCTACTGCCGTACGGGAAATCCAACATTATACCCAATCACTTTTGCAGAAACTCGACAATCAAAGAGTTGTGCAACCAGAACGGAAAAGGGCCAGAAAACCAAAACAATAATGTGCTATTCAAGGCCCGATTGTCCCGGTAAACGGCACCTTGTTACTTTTCGTATCCCCTTGTTTCGATACCATTCACGGGCATATTTCGCCCCCCCCTTAATGAAGGGGCTTGACTCTGATCAAGATTATTTCAGAAACAAGGACAATAAATCCAGCAATCCTTCAGGTTTTGGGTTCATTGTGCAATGAACAAACCCAACAGTATATCCCGACCAAAAAAAGACCAGTTCAAGGACTTTTACTACTGCGAAAGACCAATCCAGTACGACAACCTCCATGTAGTGATCAAGCTATCAGAACCCAGATTATTGTTCCGGTTCAGCGAATACGGCTATCGGAACTTTAAAGAATTCAGAACAGATTGCCACATGGAATGGCTGGATTCACCTGCTGCAAAAACAGATCATCCCACCCTTCCGATTTCTGACATTTCCACACAGAAATACCAACACGAAACCCTGCTCAAAGAATGCTATGCGTTCATCATTTATTTCACGGAAAAGACAAATATCGTGGAAGACTTTGATCTATTTGGTGATGAACCCTACAAGGAGGACGATTGGGATTTTGATGAGGAAGTGGAGGCCTTCGCAAATGTCGGTATGCACTATGAAAACGCGAAAATCCGGGAGATATTAGCAGAATGCGAAAAACGAAAATCCGGTGTAGATTTCGAAGAAAGCCAATATAACATGGATCAAAGCGTATGACTTCTTTCAGTTAATTTGAAGTAATTGACGAAACGCCATCATGGATTTGGAAGTTCAAAAGCTGTAGATCAATACATGAAATGCCGGAAAACTTCGTAGAACTTCAACAACTATGCTATTTGTCCATTTTAATATTAACTAATTGTATCAACGACTATGTATGTTGCCATAGGTGTGCCGGATGGCCGGATGAGATCCTGGGAGGTTTCAACTTTTGTGATTTCCACTGAAGAGGCGAAAATCAAAAATATGTACCATCACTTGCGTGATGCGATAGATCGGGTTGTAGAGCCAGGTGTTTACAAGGCTCTTTACCACAACGGAGATGGCTATCGGACATTGGTGATGAGCAATACACCCGCCGAAATTATCAGTTTTATCCCATTTACCGCTTTCGCCCTTGGACATGTTTTTGTCATAGGCTTGGGCTTGGGAATGGTCATTCAAATGCTTATCGACAATGCCGCAGTTAAAGCTATTACCATCCTTGAGAAAGACGCGGACCTTATTGAACTTGTCGGCAAATACTACATCGAGGCCTCCCCAAAGGTAAAAATAATACAGGGGGATGCCTTCTCACACGATCCAATCGCCGGGCACTTCGACGCTGTTTACATTGACATCTGGAATACCATCAGCGGTGATAATGTTCCCGAAATGGACGTACTCAAAGAGCGGTGGAAAGACCAAGGTTCAATAGTAACCTGTTGGGCGGAAGCCGACTGCCGGCGCCTTAACGAAGAAGATGATGAGTTCCTAAGATTACGGAAACAAGCCAGGAAAAACTGAACGTTCCTTCCTTGAAGTACTTATATTGCGCAATTCATATTCGTACTTTTCCACCGTTTCCCCTTCCCGATTTATCGGACTGCCTTCAAAACGCAACCTGCTAAAGGATGGGTATCAAAAGTAACCATATAATTAAAGAAAAACATGAGGATCTACTGAAGTTACGGAAACAAGGCTGGCAAAACGGATGGTTACCCCCAGGGATACCTTAACCACACGATTCAGCCGGGCATTTTTCCGCCGTTTTATTCTCCGGATTCTCATATGGCTTCCTAAAAAAATAAGCTATTATTGAATGGGTGTCAGTACTGCATGGACACGTTGAGCTTAAATTGGGTGGGGTTTCTTTACCATAAACAAATTGGTATATTTAAAAATTATTTAATCCCTTACCCATGGAGCGTGAATTCCTGAATACCGAACAGGCGTCTGAAATCGGGCATACGGCTACTGCTATACCCGAAAACGGCAACAATAAACCTACCACGATACAGCAAGTCCAGGTCCCAGGATCGCCGCGCTGGGCTTCCTTGAAACTTACCATTAGCCGAACACTTGTTCGTTTACAGCAATACCTGCATCGCCTGGATTTACAATTGACACGTCACGCACACAACCCCAATACCGAAGGATTGCTGGAAATGACAGCAACCGAAGACGCGCAAGAGGTCGATGTGTATTTGGACCACTTAAACTGGGCACTCCGCCAGCCAGCAATTAAAAATATTGCCCTTACCGGCCCGTTTGGGTCAGGTAAATCCAGCATCATTGCCACGTTCAGGAAAAGGCACAAAAACTTCAGGTATCTGCATCTTTCCTTAGCCAAATTTAAAAAGGAGTATGCACAGGATGAGGCTTGGGAACGGGACGTGGAGCTGAGTATCCTTCAGCAAATTTTCTATCACGAAAAGGGCAGCAAGCTGCCGGACTCGCGGTTCAAAAAAATTACACGGACAAGCAACTGGAAAATAGCACTATCGACACTGGGGTGGCTGATTTGGGGGATTTCCCTGTTCCTGATTTATCAACCCGGCTTTTTTGAACGTTTTTCGTGGTGGGATAACATTGCTATAAATTACAGGGATATTATCTTCACCTTAGCCTTACCGATTCTATTGCTTGGAATAGGACGTGCATTCTATCAGCTTTACAGGACGCTCAAAAAAATACGCTTCAACAAAGTGGCGATCCTCAGTGGGGAAGTGGAACTTGGCAACCAAGATGACACCTCCATTTTCAATAAACACCTTGATGAAATCATCTATTTCTTTGAGGTGACCCGCGTCAATGTGGTCATTATTGAAGACCTGGACCGTATCAACGATCCAGCTATCTTCACCAAACTGCGGGAGATTAATTTCCTGATCAACAACAGTAAGCAGGTGAGTCAGGATGTCAAATTCCTTTATGCCTTGAAGGACGATGTTTTCAGTGAAGAGGCCCGATCTAAGTTCTTTGATCACATTATACCCGTTATTCCGGTGATCAACACCAGTAACGCTGTTGATAAGCTCATTAGCTATCTGGATGGTACCCAAGTATCCAAGTGGTTTATCCAATCCGTTGCGCTGTACATCAACGACATGCGCACGCTCAAAAATATTGTCAACGAGTTCAAGCTGTACCGCAAAGCAATCGGAACCAAACTCGATCCGGATAAGATGCTGGCCATCATTATTTATAAGAACTTAAATCCCACCGAATTTGAAAAACTACACCACTACCGGCAAGGGGAGATTTATCAATTGTTCAGCAACAAAAATAATATTGTAAAATCCCAGGTGAATTTGATAAACGAGGAGATCAGCCTGCTAAAAAAAGAAATAGACACCTATGATAACATTATTTTACAGAATCTAAATGAACTGCGAGCAGTATACCTCATGAAGATTTTCGAGCAGATCCCCGCTTTTAAAGCGCTTACTTTTCACAGCAATGCGATTTCCCTGAAGGAAGCCAACACCGAGGAATTCTTTGAGTATACCATCAAGCACGCTTCCATTGTTGTCCAGCATATTGTCGATTTTCGTGTTAAGACGGAAAAAATAAATATTAACTTCAACCAAATTCAGCAGGAGGTGATGGCCACGGAGACATATGAATTACGAAAAGAGAAGATGCTGAGCGCAATAAACAATGAACGGCAAAAACTGGATTTTGAACTTTACGAACTTACTAAACGGGCAGATACGTTAACCAAAAGTCCACTCAAATATATACTGCGCGAATTCGCGGAGTTTCCTCTTCCGGATAAAATCAAGGAAAACTCCCTTCTACTGTTCCTGGTTCGTAATGGTTGTATCGACGAATCTTACCCTTCTTACATGTCGTACTTTTATGAAGGCGCGATGACCCAGCGAGACCGGGATTTCGTGCTTAGCGTCTTGAACCACGTCCCACTCGACTTTACCGCGGAAATTGATAATCCTGAACTCGTTGCGGCACAGCTTCATTATCCCGATTATGAGCGGGAGTCAATACTGAATTACCAGTACCTCACATGGCTGTATATGAATAAGAAAAGATTTGAAAATGAACTCGATGCGCTATATGACCACCTATTATTTGCCAATCGTGATAGCGTTGAGTTTATAAATGGTGCGCTTGATAATAAACTTATCGCCTATGAATTGTGTACAGATATATACCTAACCGATTTTTTATTCTGCAGAAGGTTAATAATACATGGGGAGCTATCTCCGGCGAAAATCGACCGCTTTTTGTATTGCTTGCTCAAAAAATCCGAAGATCAGGTGATAAAGAATATGATCAGCGATTCGGATTTGCTTGAATACCTTGAAGCGCGCAAAGACATTTTCTGGATGGAAGGTCTGACTTCTGTTCTAACTGAAATGTCGAGTTGGGCCATTAGGTTAAAGATTAAATTCCAATGGTTGGAAGACGTTCAAGGAACCGAGGAACTTTTTGATTTCGTATATGAAAACAATCTGTATGAAATCAACGCGCACAATATTAACGTATTGGCAATAAAAAAGGGATTGAGGAGGGGAACATTACAGGCGGATCTTGAAACCAAAAACTACACGTCGATCATGGATTCCGGCGCCCTACGGCTCCAAGATTACGTGAACAAAAATATAGCAGAATATGTCGAACGTGTAATGCTGCCTTTGGAAAAAAATACCGGTGAAAGCGAAACGGCCATTTTGACACTGCTCAATAAAAACGACGATGAATTATCGCCCGAACTTAAAAAGCGTGTAATTACCAAACAGGACAAACGGATCAACAACCTAACCTTGGTCCCCAAAATACTATGGACGCATATCATTTCTGAAGACAAAGCGGTCCCGTCATGGCCAAACTGTTTTTTTTACTGGAACGAAATCAAGTGGCTGGATACCCCGCTTGCCGAATATCTCAGCAAACCGGACAATTATTTTCATCTGGATGATTTGTATGCCCTGGAACTGCTGGAAACTAACCCGGAGGAATCCCCACAACTATTTAACATTCTTCTGCATGCAGGAAACCTGGATATCAAAGCCTACCGCCATTTTCTGAAGGTAATACCGATTGCGCTGGAAGCGTTTGACGGACTCCCGCTCGACTTAGAACAGGTCGAGGAATTGGTTGGCTCCGACCGGCTCCATTTCACACCCGGTACATTTGAGTATTTGAAAGATAGGTATTCCAACAAGTTATACCGCTATGTGGAAAAGCATATAGACGCATTCCTTGCTGCCCCTGAACTTGCTTTAAATGAGCACGCTTACAATGCCCTGATTGCCTCAACGACCATTTCAGAAGAAATTAAATTAAAGATTATTGAGCGATTACCCATGGAGCTGCTTCGGCAAAGCTATTTTATTGGAGAAACGCTATTAGGCTTTCTCCTCCAAAATCAAGACGCTCTTGACCAGGTGGCCCCTGTGCTTATCATCCACCTTATACACGAACCCTACGACTTCGACCAGCGGAAAGAACTACTTATCCGCTCCGTCCAACGTATAAGCGAAGAAGATAGAACTAAGGTGTTTGCTTGGTTTGGAAATGAGTACAAGGAATTGATACCGACAGGAAAACAGCAAACAAAAATTCCACTAAACGAGCAAAATAGACGTTTACTTGAAAAATTAAAAGATATCAAGCAGATTTCATCTTTTACCAAAAGAAAAGACGAATTCGTGGTGTATTTCCATACGGCTATCCCAGGAAAGGCTTCCTGACAATTAGCGATATTCCCATCATGCCGCTACGGAATCTGCAGCCGCATGTGGGTATTGCGCTTGAAGTTGTTATTTGCCGAACAGATTGCATTTTTCGCCAACAGCATAATGAAACTAATTATTTTAGTTTTATTAAATTTGTCGTGATGATAAGTTTTATTGACACGCTTGGTAGAAATGTCGAGTTGAGTAGGCCTTTTGGCGGCGGAGTATGTTATTACATTATGATCAACTCATTCTTCTGCGGTCAGATTGTATTGTACGCCAAGATCGGTTGGACCGCCTGTCCGGTTCCGAAATCAAACCTGGAATGGGCGGACTACCTGGTGCTGGTAGAAATGGTGGAGGAAGAGGAAAAGCGGTTGGAAAATGAACGTCAACCACTAAATGCCGGGGCTGCAAATTCCGACCGCAACCCAAGGTAAAGAAATGCTATCTTAGCAAAATGAGCATACAGGAAATTGAGGAGTTTTTCAATTCCCACACCATCCCGTCTAATACTAAGCTATACTCAGGCAACACGATCTCCAATCCAAGCCTCTTCTTATCGGTAAGTATTGAAATAATAAAAAGCCGGACCAGTGACCTGAATAAACGTCCAAGTTACTTGCGCATGTGCGATCTCATCAACATCATTTCCGACCAGAGGAAGGCATAGACGTTGCATCCACCTTGGGAAATCGTTGATCCAAATATTACTATACTCCATCAGCCTTGTCCGGCTCCCAGGGCAACACCTTTTAACTCCGTGTTTTTGTTCATTGATTATTCCAAAAGTTCGGCTTTTGTGTTCGGGCGGCCAATTGCGTTCGGCATAAACGCGCAAGGCCCGGCGCGCCGGTCCATTTATTCCGCTGCGCACTTGGCCTGACTCCACAAAAGCCGGCCAGGCATTCCATAATCCTTTCACAAAAAATTCAACGATTATGGAAACCACCAATTTTTCAATTGATTGCTCAAGGGTAGCAGAAATCGAAATTAAGTACGTACGCCAGGAAATTTCCCCTGTCAAAATTGTCAACAGTAGGCTGGCTTATCAGCTCTTTCGGCAGAACTGGGATCAAGGAAATCTGGACTTCATTGAAGAACTCAAAGTAGCCTACCTAACATCCGGTCAACGGGTACTGGCCATCCATAGCCTTTACAAAGGTGGCATTGATGCCGTTCATGTGGACCTACGCCCAATCTTCGCAGCAGCGCTTAAACTTTGCGCAACCAGCATAATTCTTGCCCACAACCATCCCAGTGCAAATGCCAAACCCAGTATCCAGGATGTAAACCTGACCAATAAAATCCGGCAGGCTGGAGATTTGCTTAACATTCCACTGAATGATCATATCATTGTAACCCGCGATGGGTACTACTCATTTCTTGACGAAGGGCTTATATAGCCCTTTTTCCCGAAGACCAACTTTACCGGCTATCTGTCCAACAACAGGTTTTGCCGTTCACAGCCGTCCCCTGGGGCCATTACGGACTGAAACTGATTCACGCCGATGATAGCGCTGACTTTCGTTTCCAAGCCTTTTTTCTGCAAAAATAACGGCAGGAATGCCATGCCCAGCAAGGGCTTTCGCGGCATAAATGCTCGCTGCGCTGCGCTTTATTCCACGACCCTTGCAGGCATATTCCTACCGTTGAAATGCTTTCAAAAAGGTATGGAAACGAAAGCTCTCACGGTTTTATCATACGGCGCCGGCCAGGACAGCACCGCCATCCTCTACCGAATTGTACTTGATCCCGCATTCGGGAAGCAATGGGTGAAAGGAAATTTCATCGTTGTCATGAGTAATACGGGTAATGAACATCCGCATACCTATCGCCACGTTGCATTCATTCAGGATTTCTGTCTGCAGCACGGTATCCAGTTCTTTTTCCTTAGCTTCCGGAACGGTTACCACCCGAATACCTGGCCAACGCTGCAGGGTCAATACCTCCGGAACGACTCCATTATGTCACTGGCCTATCCCAAGAGCTGCACCGACAACCTGAAAATTAAACCCATTTACAATTTTCTTGACCATTTCGTGGCTCAGGAATACTACGGTTATTCCGACAAGAAGATACCTACCGGTAAAAAGTTCATCAAACAATTTGCCAAGGATTATGGAAAGATATACATATTGCTGGGCATTGCCGCTGGTGAGGAATCCCGCGTCAACAAACTCAAGAACAAGAAGATGCAGCACATGCAACTGAATCTGTTCGAAAAGCAGATGGCACCCAGCAGGTCCTGGATGGACATCTCAATCGAACGCCTGTATCCGCTGATCGAAACCGGTATGGACCGGGAAGCATGCCAAGAGTATATCCGTTCAACCGGTCTACCCCTGCCGTTTCCTTCAAATTGCATGTTTTGTCCGTTTGCCAGCAAGGTGGAGATCCTTTGGCTCTTCCGGAATTACCCTGCAGCATTCCGCCAGTGGGTGACCCACGAACAGCGGAAACTTCAGAAATCGGCAGCAAAAGGTGTCGTGAGAAACCTTGGCGTGAAAGGCGATTGTACATTGGAAGAATTCCTGCAGGAAGCCATCGTTGAATTTGGTCACATGACCGATGACCAACTTAACGATTACAAAATGAGCCACGGGCATTGTGTTAAATCAACTTTCTGACCTGATGCCGGCCTTGTTGCCTGTAGGCAATTCCTATCGACGGACGTCCTCAACGGTATTC from Candidatus Pseudobacter hemicellulosilyticus encodes the following:
- a CDS encoding JAB domain-containing protein, giving the protein METTNFSIDCSRVAEIEIKYVRQEISPVKIVNSRLAYQLFRQNWDQGNLDFIEELKVAYLTSGQRVLAIHSLYKGGIDAVHVDLRPIFAAALKLCATSIILAHNHPSANAKPSIQDVNLTNKIRQAGDLLNIPLNDHIIVTRDGYYSFLDEGLI
- a CDS encoding P-loop NTPase fold protein, yielding MEREFLNTEQASEIGHTATAIPENGNNKPTTIQQVQVPGSPRWASLKLTISRTLVRLQQYLHRLDLQLTRHAHNPNTEGLLEMTATEDAQEVDVYLDHLNWALRQPAIKNIALTGPFGSGKSSIIATFRKRHKNFRYLHLSLAKFKKEYAQDEAWERDVELSILQQIFYHEKGSKLPDSRFKKITRTSNWKIALSTLGWLIWGISLFLIYQPGFFERFSWWDNIAINYRDIIFTLALPILLLGIGRAFYQLYRTLKKIRFNKVAILSGEVELGNQDDTSIFNKHLDEIIYFFEVTRVNVVIIEDLDRINDPAIFTKLREINFLINNSKQVSQDVKFLYALKDDVFSEEARSKFFDHIIPVIPVINTSNAVDKLISYLDGTQVSKWFIQSVALYINDMRTLKNIVNEFKLYRKAIGTKLDPDKMLAIIIYKNLNPTEFEKLHHYRQGEIYQLFSNKNNIVKSQVNLINEEISLLKKEIDTYDNIILQNLNELRAVYLMKIFEQIPAFKALTFHSNAISLKEANTEEFFEYTIKHASIVVQHIVDFRVKTEKININFNQIQQEVMATETYELRKEKMLSAINNERQKLDFELYELTKRADTLTKSPLKYILREFAEFPLPDKIKENSLLLFLVRNGCIDESYPSYMSYFYEGAMTQRDRDFVLSVLNHVPLDFTAEIDNPELVAAQLHYPDYERESILNYQYLTWLYMNKKRFENELDALYDHLLFANRDSVEFINGALDNKLIAYELCTDIYLTDFLFCRRLIIHGELSPAKIDRFLYCLLKKSEDQVIKNMISDSDLLEYLEARKDIFWMEGLTSVLTEMSSWAIRLKIKFQWLEDVQGTEELFDFVYENNLYEINAHNINVLAIKKGLRRGTLQADLETKNYTSIMDSGALRLQDYVNKNIAEYVERVMLPLEKNTGESETAILTLLNKNDDELSPELKKRVITKQDKRINNLTLVPKILWTHIISEDKAVPSWPNCFFYWNEIKWLDTPLAEYLSKPDNYFHLDDLYALELLETNPEESPQLFNILLHAGNLDIKAYRHFLKVIPIALEAFDGLPLDLEQVEELVGSDRLHFTPGTFEYLKDRYSNKLYRYVEKHIDAFLAAPELALNEHAYNALIASTTISEEIKLKIIERLPMELLRQSYFIGETLLGFLLQNQDALDQVAPVLIIHLIHEPYDFDQRKELLIRSVQRISEEDRTKVFAWFGNEYKELIPTGKQQTKIPLNEQNRRLLEKLKDIKQISSFTKRKDEFVVYFHTAIPGKAS